A window from Deinococcus sp. Leaf326 encodes these proteins:
- a CDS encoding putative baseplate assembly protein: MPLPTANLDDRRFDDIVAQARQLIPQYCPEWTDHNTSDPGMALIEIFAWMTDLLLVRVNQVPDKMYVKFLELIGVQLEPPRAAVAPVTFYLTAAPSSPLTIAAGSEVATVRTEVTEATVFSTEADLTVNPAELLAAYSGNALGENTFVQHDLERLGVLGHKVPIFSPEPVPGDAFYLCFAGNLSAHVVSLMMVCEVAGGAGVNPKEPPFVWEVWQGPLNRWVACTVEFDGTLAFNSSGETILRLPGMVSEEFFAQQGYWLRCRITSEQNYAGYRVSPDLESLAVESRGGTVTARHAVVVRGEVLGRSDGTPGQRFELVNTPVLHMDSAEDVIVSELGGETPEVWTLVPDFADSGPDDRHYRLDHVTGEITFGPALLQPDGTVYRFGAVPAVGASLRSRRYLYGGGVQGNVPARALSVLKASIPYVARVVNHAPAVGGRNAQTLEDAMMRVPQQLRTRSRAVTADDFEYLATQVPGVARASCITPNAALEAGETSFPGQIRTLDVQPGQVSVVILPRGEVTAGRVPPERLGLSAELRASVQNYLNERRMVGTVLEVRSPQYFWVSVSALLRVPPGTSPRVRADVQRAAEAALYAYLNPYVGGPERGGWPFRRGLYLAELYALLRTVPGADFVEDVQVFLSDPGHPDEREPAGPQVLLPPQGLIVSDVHTVRVE; encoded by the coding sequence GTGCCCCTACCCACCGCCAACCTGGACGACCGCCGCTTCGACGACATCGTCGCGCAGGCCCGTCAGCTCATTCCGCAGTACTGCCCCGAATGGACCGACCACAACACCTCGGACCCCGGCATGGCGCTCATCGAGATCTTCGCCTGGATGACCGACCTGCTGCTCGTGCGGGTCAATCAGGTGCCCGACAAGATGTACGTCAAGTTCCTGGAACTCATCGGCGTGCAGCTCGAGCCGCCGCGCGCGGCCGTGGCCCCCGTGACCTTCTACCTCACTGCCGCGCCGTCGAGCCCGCTGACCATCGCCGCCGGGTCGGAAGTCGCCACCGTGCGCACTGAGGTGACCGAGGCGACCGTGTTCTCGACCGAGGCCGACCTGACAGTGAACCCGGCCGAACTGCTCGCGGCCTACAGCGGCAACGCGCTGGGCGAAAATACCTTCGTGCAGCATGACCTCGAGCGCCTGGGCGTGCTGGGCCACAAGGTCCCGATCTTCTCGCCCGAGCCGGTGCCGGGCGACGCCTTCTACCTGTGTTTCGCGGGTAACCTGAGTGCCCACGTGGTCTCGCTGATGATGGTCTGCGAGGTCGCGGGGGGCGCGGGCGTGAACCCCAAGGAGCCGCCCTTCGTGTGGGAGGTATGGCAGGGGCCGCTCAACCGCTGGGTGGCGTGCACGGTCGAGTTCGACGGCACGCTGGCCTTCAACAGCAGCGGCGAGACGATCCTGCGGCTGCCGGGCATGGTCTCCGAGGAATTCTTCGCGCAGCAGGGCTACTGGCTGCGCTGCCGCATCACCAGCGAGCAGAACTACGCGGGCTACCGGGTCTCGCCCGACCTGGAGTCGCTGGCGGTCGAGTCGCGCGGGGGCACAGTCACGGCGCGGCACGCGGTGGTCGTGCGCGGCGAGGTTCTGGGCCGCAGCGACGGCACGCCGGGCCAGCGTTTCGAGCTGGTCAACACGCCCGTCCTGCACATGGACAGCGCCGAGGACGTGATCGTGAGCGAACTGGGCGGCGAGACGCCCGAGGTCTGGACGCTCGTGCCCGACTTCGCCGACTCGGGTCCCGACGACCGGCACTACCGTCTGGACCACGTGACGGGCGAAATCACCTTCGGGCCGGCACTGCTGCAACCCGACGGCACGGTGTACCGCTTCGGGGCGGTGCCGGCGGTCGGGGCGTCGCTGCGCTCGCGGCGCTACCTGTACGGCGGCGGCGTGCAGGGCAACGTCCCCGCCCGCGCCCTGAGCGTCCTGAAAGCCAGCATTCCTTACGTGGCGCGGGTGGTCAACCACGCCCCGGCGGTCGGCGGTCGCAACGCCCAGACCCTCGAAGACGCCATGATGCGGGTGCCCCAGCAGCTGCGCACCCGCAGCCGCGCCGTGACCGCCGACGATTTCGAGTATCTGGCGACGCAGGTGCCGGGCGTGGCCCGCGCGAGCTGCATCACCCCGAACGCGGCGCTCGAAGCCGGCGAGACCTCCTTTCCGGGCCAGATCCGCACACTTGACGTGCAGCCGGGGCAGGTGTCGGTGGTCATCCTGCCACGCGGCGAGGTCACGGCGGGGCGGGTGCCGCCCGAGCGGCTGGGGCTGTCGGCCGAACTGCGCGCCAGCGTCCAGAACTACCTCAATGAGCGCCGCATGGTCGGCACGGTGCTGGAAGTGCGCAGCCCGCAGTATTTCTGGGTGAGCGTCTCGGCGCTGCTGCGCGTCCCGCCCGGCACCAGCCCGCGCGTGCGCGCCGACGTGCAGCGCGCCGCCGAGGCCGCCCTGTACGCCTACCTCAACCCCTACGTGGGCGGCCCCGAGCGGGGCGGCTGGCCCTTCCGGCGAGGGCTTTACCTCGCCGAGCTGTACGCCCTGCTGCGCACCGTGCCGGGGGCCGATTTCGTCGAGGACGTGCAGGTGTTCCTGAGTGATCCCGGCCACCCCGACGAGCGCGAACCGGCCGGGCCACAGGTACTACTGCCGCCGCAGGGCCTGATCGTGTCGGACGTGCACACGGTACGGGTCGAATGA
- a CDS encoding phage tail protein yields MSDRLFVQYQGETVRVLNLEMSLLSVGRTPDNGLALRDPSVAIRHAEVRLLSGQFVITDLGNGETYMGGRRLMPFQPQVLAEGALIQIGPYVLAYAPGQDTPPDVPEPEPAPDLNFAALPLAPARTPWPARPETKPASAYLDYLPALYTESDFLGRYLLIFETLWEPLQRRQEHIEMYFAPGTAPAELLDWLSSWLGLAPDPHWPESRKRLWVREAMSLLRWRGTPYGLRRIVELGCGVTPLIEEDAARPYHVRVLLPDPEPAGLQEVTRDSARQLIARHMPAHVLYEIVFVPASVTN; encoded by the coding sequence ATGAGCGACCGCCTCTTCGTGCAGTACCAGGGCGAGACGGTGCGCGTCCTGAACCTAGAGATGTCACTGCTGTCGGTGGGCCGCACGCCCGATAACGGGCTGGCGCTGCGCGACCCCTCGGTCGCCATCCGGCACGCCGAGGTGCGGCTGCTCTCGGGCCAGTTCGTGATCACCGACCTCGGCAACGGCGAGACGTACATGGGCGGGCGGCGCCTGATGCCGTTTCAGCCGCAGGTCCTCGCGGAAGGCGCCCTGATTCAGATCGGCCCCTACGTGCTGGCCTACGCGCCCGGTCAGGACACGCCGCCCGACGTGCCCGAGCCGGAACCGGCGCCCGACCTGAACTTCGCGGCGCTGCCCCTGGCCCCCGCCCGGACGCCCTGGCCCGCACGGCCCGAGACCAAACCCGCGAGCGCGTACCTGGACTACCTGCCGGCGCTCTACACCGAGTCGGACTTCCTGGGGCGCTACCTGCTGATTTTCGAGACGCTGTGGGAGCCGCTGCAGCGCCGGCAGGAACACATCGAGATGTATTTCGCGCCCGGCACGGCCCCGGCAGAGCTGCTCGACTGGCTTTCGTCGTGGCTGGGGCTGGCGCCCGACCCGCACTGGCCCGAGAGTCGCAAGCGCCTGTGGGTGCGCGAGGCCATGAGCCTGCTCCGCTGGCGCGGCACGCCCTATGGCCTGCGGCGCATCGTAGAGCTGGGCTGCGGGGTCACGCCGCTGATCGAGGAGGACGCCGCGCGCCCCTACCACGTCCGCGTCCTGCTGCCCGACCCCGAGCCGGCCGGGTTGCAGGAGGTGACCCGCGACAGCGCCCGGCAGCTCATCGCCCGGCACATGCCCGCGCACGTCCTGTATGAAATCGTCTTCGTGCCCGCCTCGGTGACGAACTGA
- a CDS encoding deoxyribodipyrimidine photo-lyase, with translation MIHDTRISALNRQPENPDGRHVLLWVQATVRERDNHALEYAVQEANRLKLPLVAVFGLTPGYPEANARHYLYLLEGLRDLRAGLGRRGVPLRVALGEPVAEVKRAAREAALVVTDLGYMRIQRQWRDDVAAALKVPLIAVESEAVVPVRVASPKQEYAARTLRPKIHRLWQEYLVPLDTHDLDHRTDDWDPGQGVDDPAALAARLPIDQGVGAGHETGGEGAALARLADFIAHDLAHYHERRNDPTLDGSSRLSAYLHYGHLSPLTVALAAQERPGPGTDALLEELVVRRELSFNFCWYNPDYDRYEGVPDWARKTLEEHAADPRPAQYTPGQLDRGETGDPYWNAAQRQMVRTGRMHNYMRMYWGKKLLEWSATPREAHATMLALNNRYEQDGRDANSFVGVSWVLGLHDRPWARHPVFGTVRSMSASGLRRKFDMEAYVEAWGG, from the coding sequence GTGATTCATGACACCCGCATTTCGGCCCTGAACCGGCAGCCTGAGAATCCAGACGGCCGACATGTCCTGCTGTGGGTGCAGGCCACCGTGAGGGAACGCGACAACCACGCCCTGGAATACGCGGTGCAGGAGGCCAACCGCCTGAAGCTGCCCCTGGTGGCGGTCTTCGGCCTGACGCCCGGCTACCCCGAGGCGAACGCGCGGCACTACCTGTACCTCCTCGAGGGCCTGCGGGACCTGCGCGCGGGGCTGGGCAGGCGGGGCGTCCCGCTGCGTGTCGCGCTGGGTGAGCCTGTCGCGGAGGTGAAAAGGGCGGCGCGGGAGGCGGCCCTGGTCGTCACCGATCTGGGCTACATGCGCATCCAACGTCAGTGGCGGGACGACGTGGCGGCGGCGCTGAAGGTCCCATTAATCGCCGTGGAATCCGAGGCGGTCGTGCCGGTGCGGGTCGCCAGCCCCAAGCAGGAGTACGCTGCGCGTACCCTCCGTCCCAAGATCCACCGGCTATGGCAGGAGTACCTGGTCCCGCTCGACACGCATGACCTCGACCACCGGACAGACGACTGGGACCCCGGCCAGGGGGTGGACGACCCGGCGGCCCTCGCGGCACGCCTGCCCATCGACCAGGGTGTGGGGGCAGGCCACGAGACGGGCGGCGAGGGGGCGGCGCTGGCGCGGCTGGCAGACTTCATCGCCCACGACCTCGCGCACTACCACGAGCGGCGCAACGACCCCACCCTGGACGGCAGCAGCCGCCTGAGCGCCTACCTGCATTACGGTCACCTCTCGCCGCTCACGGTCGCCCTGGCCGCGCAGGAACGTCCGGGGCCGGGTACCGACGCCCTGCTCGAAGAACTGGTCGTGCGCCGCGAGCTGAGCTTCAACTTCTGCTGGTATAACCCGGACTACGACCGCTACGAGGGCGTCCCGGACTGGGCACGCAAGACGTTGGAGGAGCACGCGGCTGACCCCCGCCCCGCACAGTACACGCCCGGGCAGCTCGACCGGGGCGAGACCGGCGACCCCTATTGGAACGCTGCCCAGCGCCAGATGGTCCGCACCGGCCGGATGCACAACTACATGCGGATGTACTGGGGCAAGAAATTGCTGGAATGGAGCGCCACGCCGCGCGAGGCCCACGCGACCATGCTCGCCCTGAACAACCGCTACGAGCAGGACGGCCGCGACGCCAACAGTTTCGTGGGTGTGAGCTGGGTGCTGGGCCTGCACGACCGCCCCTGGGCGCGCCACCCCGTGTTTGGGACCGTGCGCAGCATGAGCGCCTCCGGGCTGCGGCGGAAGTTCGACATGGAGGCGTATGTGGAGGCCTGGGGCGGCTGA
- a CDS encoding protein kinase, with the protein MSATGTIFEGFRLLRPLGQGWLGQVFTAQNLDGAGVQALRVVSPELVAQPGLMTQFRRLFAKWRRLSHPNILLPDDLLEREQHVMYAMPLAQSGSVRQLLQSQVRAGEFLDLLVAVDLARQAAGAVAYAHEHNLMHGDLKPENLLLTPARALLGRRAYGVLVSDFGVAELQAFTHGTHDRQIMSAPAYMAPEQFRGVRSETRSDLYALGVMLYELLTNLVPFETRDLAEAMDKHQHVAPIPPGQIRYDIPPDLEEVVLTCMAKAPQDRYRTAAELEEQLQRVMNTLLPQGPQPTVVLPDIPEPPAPRIEPLRDRKPYARLQICDAAGLLLRVEPLTGDVVTIGRAPGNSIVLEHAGVSRHHLSLDLSDEGEVHVTELGSTNGTTLGGEALPLRAPLRWPDGGVLRVEPFWLRLQPPQRVVQQARIALLVEDNDLTLDPGASVLLPVKLSNTGRTVDHFRLEVEGVPAEWVQNLYHEVQLNPGMSGETTLKIQVPRAPTSRAQTYDVRVLARSRENPAEYGTAPMRWTVKPFTETVTEFKPVRRSAWRRTHYQLHMVNVSNVTVTYAPTVGDDEGEVKLEAPWSQIQVPASGNLSNVIPVRTIAYNYMMRLREGIGKVRVTGLPETLTLEPGAAYDQRLDVRLPMRWIAAPRPRTLQYHPNPDTGVDRATNLSLLHLPLIPLWALPIALLMALGLGFWLLQEPRVVVSVEPQNPVVGQPFTLKFQSQNATRIEVQPFGKTVTNTNGTLLVPQGVKEPTNVQLIVHGRVRNTQASVQVQPKVLAPVLKTFTVTPQNITPGQQATVRWDVEGVQEVNIEPFGTVPAKGEQRYTVEADTTFRLSASNGGGQVDRAYPVKVLPAAIELFQIEPAEAAVGQTVTLRWRVRNAQSVTLEPLGSVASSGQTKWQVKGEQAFVLRANVSGGAPISSTQTLRVPAPVIETFQVTPAQARIGDPVTVTWKVRNAPNVTIDPLGAVEAQGQRSFVMDTGNRVFRLQASNGATTTEQSYSVSAEARVPSVSEVSVSPRKPRAGSPVTLTWSSQDAQSVELTGLPQGTLSLSPSGSTIIAAPSGNVTLTFTARGSGGSASRSLSLPVLPAASSAAATPAVTITTPVRNPTVQGSASQGATRPATPTPNPAGGNAPPRNSSNTQSGAATTAQTPTVQPKPATGNAATTGGAAAPRGTQPAVTPNGGAAATVAPTPRPQPVTPVTPTPVTPTPPPRPQIVSFGANATIVKAGQITKLSWQATGIKTVKVFPQGLPTSPSGSLQVRPARTTTYTLVAGTQTRSLTIVVIPRAGTPTTAPTGNAPQNGGTASTGQTSTTPQAPTTPAASTQTPPATPAGSAASGTPGQTAVGARPANASAVTIERFEASETTVSRGTRITLSWDVANSNSIFLSPGIGKQAASGSVERSILRDTVFKIEARRGSQIVTRQLTVKVE; encoded by the coding sequence ATGAGTGCCACAGGCACGATCTTTGAGGGCTTCCGGCTGCTGAGGCCGCTGGGGCAGGGGTGGCTGGGGCAGGTCTTCACCGCCCAGAACCTCGACGGCGCCGGTGTGCAGGCGCTGCGCGTCGTGTCGCCGGAGCTGGTGGCGCAGCCGGGCCTGATGACCCAGTTCCGGCGCCTGTTCGCCAAGTGGCGCCGGCTCTCGCACCCCAACATCCTGCTGCCCGACGACCTGCTCGAGCGCGAGCAGCATGTCATGTACGCCATGCCGCTGGCGCAGAGCGGCAGCGTGCGCCAGTTGCTGCAGTCGCAGGTGCGCGCGGGCGAGTTCCTCGACCTGCTCGTCGCGGTGGACCTGGCGCGGCAGGCGGCGGGCGCGGTCGCCTACGCCCACGAGCACAACCTCATGCACGGCGACCTCAAGCCCGAGAACCTGCTGCTCACGCCCGCGCGGGCGCTGCTGGGGCGCCGGGCCTACGGAGTCCTGGTGTCGGATTTCGGGGTGGCCGAGCTTCAGGCCTTCACGCATGGTACGCACGACCGCCAGATCATGAGCGCGCCCGCCTACATGGCACCCGAGCAGTTCCGCGGAGTACGCAGCGAGACGCGCAGCGACCTGTACGCGCTGGGCGTCATGCTCTACGAGCTGCTCACCAACCTCGTGCCCTTTGAGACACGCGACCTCGCCGAGGCGATGGACAAGCACCAGCACGTCGCGCCGATTCCGCCGGGGCAGATCCGCTACGACATCCCGCCCGACCTCGAAGAAGTCGTCCTGACCTGCATGGCCAAGGCGCCGCAGGACCGCTACCGCACGGCGGCCGAGCTCGAGGAACAGCTTCAGCGCGTGATGAATACCCTGCTGCCGCAGGGGCCGCAGCCGACCGTGGTGCTGCCGGACATTCCCGAGCCGCCCGCGCCGCGGATCGAACCGCTGCGCGACCGCAAGCCCTACGCGCGCCTCCAGATCTGTGACGCGGCCGGGCTCCTGCTGCGCGTCGAACCGCTGACCGGCGACGTCGTGACCATCGGGCGCGCGCCGGGCAACTCCATCGTGCTGGAACACGCCGGCGTGTCGCGCCACCATCTCAGTCTGGACCTCAGTGACGAGGGCGAGGTGCACGTCACCGAACTCGGCTCGACGAACGGCACGACCCTGGGCGGCGAGGCGCTGCCGCTGCGCGCGCCCCTGCGTTGGCCCGACGGCGGCGTGCTGCGCGTCGAGCCGTTCTGGCTACGGCTCCAGCCGCCGCAGCGTGTGGTGCAGCAGGCCCGCATCGCCCTGCTCGTCGAGGACAACGACCTCACGCTGGACCCCGGCGCTTCCGTCCTGCTGCCGGTCAAACTCTCGAATACCGGGCGCACGGTGGACCACTTCCGGCTGGAAGTCGAGGGTGTGCCGGCCGAGTGGGTGCAGAACCTGTACCACGAGGTGCAGCTCAACCCCGGCATGTCGGGCGAGACCACCCTGAAGATCCAGGTGCCGCGCGCGCCCACGTCGCGGGCCCAGACCTACGACGTGCGCGTGCTGGCCCGCAGCCGCGAGAACCCGGCCGAGTACGGCACCGCGCCGATGAGGTGGACGGTCAAACCCTTCACCGAGACCGTCACCGAGTTCAAACCGGTGCGTCGCAGTGCGTGGCGCCGCACGCACTATCAGCTGCACATGGTGAACGTCTCGAACGTCACCGTGACCTACGCCCCGACGGTGGGCGACGACGAGGGTGAGGTGAAGCTCGAGGCGCCCTGGAGCCAGATTCAGGTGCCGGCCAGCGGCAACCTCTCGAACGTCATTCCAGTGCGCACCATCGCCTACAACTACATGATGCGGCTGCGTGAGGGCATCGGGAAGGTGCGCGTGACCGGCCTGCCCGAGACGCTGACGCTGGAACCGGGCGCCGCCTACGACCAGCGGCTCGACGTGCGACTGCCCATGCGCTGGATCGCCGCGCCGCGCCCGCGCACGTTGCAGTACCACCCCAACCCCGATACGGGCGTGGACCGCGCGACCAACCTGTCGCTGCTGCACCTGCCGCTCATTCCGCTGTGGGCGCTGCCCATCGCGCTCCTCATGGCGCTGGGCCTGGGCTTCTGGCTCTTGCAGGAGCCGCGCGTGGTCGTGAGCGTCGAGCCGCAGAACCCGGTGGTCGGCCAGCCCTTCACCCTGAAGTTCCAGTCGCAGAACGCCACGCGCATCGAGGTGCAGCCCTTCGGCAAGACCGTGACGAACACCAACGGCACCCTGCTCGTGCCTCAGGGCGTCAAGGAACCGACCAACGTACAGCTCATCGTGCATGGGCGCGTCCGCAACACGCAGGCCAGCGTGCAGGTGCAGCCCAAGGTGCTCGCGCCGGTCCTCAAGACCTTCACGGTCACGCCGCAGAACATCACGCCGGGACAGCAGGCCACCGTGCGCTGGGATGTGGAGGGAGTGCAGGAGGTCAACATCGAGCCCTTCGGCACCGTACCGGCCAAGGGCGAGCAGCGCTATACGGTCGAGGCCGACACGACCTTCCGCCTCAGTGCCAGCAACGGCGGCGGCCAGGTGGACCGCGCCTACCCGGTCAAGGTGCTGCCGGCGGCCATCGAACTGTTTCAGATCGAGCCGGCCGAGGCGGCCGTAGGCCAGACGGTCACCCTGCGCTGGCGGGTGCGCAACGCCCAGAGCGTGACCCTCGAACCCCTGGGCAGCGTCGCCAGTAGCGGCCAGACGAAGTGGCAGGTCAAAGGTGAGCAGGCGTTCGTGCTGCGGGCCAACGTGAGCGGCGGCGCGCCCATCAGCTCGACCCAGACACTGCGGGTGCCGGCCCCAGTCATCGAGACGTTTCAGGTGACGCCCGCGCAGGCGCGCATCGGCGACCCTGTAACAGTCACCTGGAAGGTCCGCAACGCGCCGAACGTGACCATCGACCCGCTTGGCGCGGTCGAGGCGCAGGGCCAGCGCAGTTTCGTGATGGACACGGGCAACCGCGTGTTCCGCCTGCAGGCCAGCAACGGCGCGACCACCACCGAACAGAGCTACAGCGTGAGCGCCGAGGCCCGTGTGCCCAGTGTCAGTGAGGTCAGTGTCTCGCCGCGCAAACCCCGCGCCGGGTCGCCGGTCACGCTGACGTGGTCGAGCCAGGACGCCCAGAGCGTCGAGCTGACCGGGCTGCCGCAGGGCACGCTGTCTCTGTCGCCCTCGGGCAGCACCATCATTGCCGCGCCGAGCGGCAACGTCACCCTGACCTTCACCGCGCGCGGCAGTGGGGGCAGTGCCAGCCGCTCGCTGTCGCTGCCGGTATTGCCGGCGGCCAGTAGTGCGGCGGCCACGCCGGCCGTGACCATCACCACTCCAGTTCGCAATCCCACGGTCCAGGGCAGCGCGTCCCAGGGGGCAACGCGGCCCGCGACGCCCACGCCCAATCCGGCAGGTGGAAACGCGCCTCCCCGCAACTCTAGCAACACCCAGAGCGGCGCGGCGACCACAGCACAAACACCCACGGTGCAGCCGAAGCCCGCGACCGGCAATGCAGCAACGACCGGCGGCGCGGCGGCCCCACGCGGCACTCAGCCTGCGGTCACCCCGAACGGCGGAGCAGCCGCCACGGTCGCCCCTACTCCCCGGCCCCAGCCGGTGACTCCAGTCACCCCCACCCCAGTGACCCCGACGCCGCCCCCGCGGCCCCAGATCGTGAGTTTTGGGGCCAACGCCACCATCGTCAAGGCCGGGCAGATCACCAAACTGAGCTGGCAAGCTACCGGCATCAAGACGGTGAAGGTGTTCCCGCAGGGCCTGCCCACCAGCCCGAGCGGCAGTCTCCAGGTCCGCCCGGCGCGCACCACGACCTACACCCTCGTCGCCGGCACCCAGACCCGCTCGCTGACCATCGTCGTCATTCCGCGTGCGGGGACGCCCACTACCGCGCCCACGGGCAATGCCCCTCAGAACGGCGGGACGGCCTCCACGGGCCAGACCTCCACGACTCCGCAGGCACCGACCACGCCGGCCGCCAGCACACAGACGCCTCCTGCTACGCCCGCCGGGTCCGCCGCTTCCGGGACGCCCGGCCAGACAGCTGTGGGGGCACGGCCGGCGAACGCCTCGGCCGTGACCATCGAACGCTTCGAGGCCAGCGAGACGACCGTGTCGCGCGGCACCCGCATCACCCTGAGCTGGGACGTGGCGAATTCCAACAGCATCTTCTTGTCGCCGGGCATTGGCAAGCAGGCAGCGAGCGGCTCGGTCGAGCGCTCGATCCTGCGGGACACCGTCTTCAAGATCGAGGCGCGGCGCGGGTCTCAGATCGTGACCCGGCAGCTCACGGTCAAGGTCGAGTGA
- a CDS encoding VgrG-related protein codes for MTQPPTSINLRGAVPHFYIRIDGDLATDEMQSLDSLSIESSLHLPDMASLVLRDFTPLREQAQGYRFVDNEKGKFVNGKSLTITIKVGTHEEVNVFDGEIVEVEAQLSGHGQRLLVRAFDRLHKLSRGTFTRTFQNVTDMDVVRKVAGELGLTARTGPANFVHDYVLQSNQTNLEFLRGRAAALGYLLFVDGKELNCVPVESMGHAGDLQWGVNLSEFTPRVSSLDQAKRTTVRGWDPQRKQAVVSSAGRGKGEPQAGAAGEEDLSQEYTETSRVVRQEKLAEAYAQGSADQKRQKFLEASGVAGGYPKMTAGMTVALKGVSERFEGTYTLSSVTHRFHTDSGYVTEFTVSGMRGSDLAQTLTGAGGRGEAGGGSGGKQPGLVIGIVTNNDDPKGMGRVKVKFPWLSDKHESDWARVASVGGGAKRGMAWLPEVDDEVLIGFEQGDMHHPYVVGGLWNGVDALPEPNKKLVKGGKTVRRVQYSRKGHKIVLDDSDDQPGITVEDMNGNVIHIDSRTNKLTIRMKGDIEVSAQGRLDLKAQTGVSIDGGAGAVTVRGTTIKLN; via the coding sequence GTGACCCAGCCCCCCACGTCCATCAACCTGCGCGGCGCCGTGCCGCACTTCTACATCCGCATCGACGGCGACCTCGCCACCGACGAGATGCAGAGCCTCGACTCGCTGAGCATCGAGAGCAGCCTGCACCTGCCCGACATGGCATCGCTCGTGCTGCGCGACTTCACGCCGCTGCGCGAGCAGGCGCAGGGCTACCGTTTCGTGGACAACGAAAAGGGCAAGTTCGTGAACGGCAAGTCGCTGACCATCACCATCAAGGTGGGCACCCACGAAGAGGTCAACGTCTTCGACGGCGAGATCGTCGAGGTCGAGGCGCAGCTTTCGGGGCACGGCCAGCGCCTGCTCGTGCGGGCCTTCGACCGCCTGCACAAGCTGTCGCGCGGTACCTTTACCCGCACCTTCCAGAACGTGACCGACATGGACGTGGTGCGCAAGGTGGCCGGCGAACTGGGATTGACCGCTCGGACCGGCCCGGCCAACTTCGTGCACGACTACGTCCTGCAGAGCAACCAGACCAACCTGGAGTTCCTGCGCGGGCGGGCGGCGGCGCTGGGCTACCTGCTGTTCGTGGACGGCAAGGAACTCAACTGCGTGCCGGTCGAGAGCATGGGCCACGCGGGCGACCTGCAGTGGGGCGTGAACCTCAGCGAGTTCACGCCGCGCGTGAGCAGCCTCGACCAGGCCAAGCGGACCACCGTTCGCGGCTGGGACCCACAGCGCAAGCAGGCGGTCGTGAGCAGCGCCGGCCGGGGCAAGGGCGAGCCGCAGGCCGGAGCGGCCGGCGAAGAAGACCTCTCGCAGGAATACACCGAGACCTCGCGCGTGGTACGCCAGGAGAAACTGGCCGAGGCCTACGCACAGGGCAGCGCCGACCAGAAACGCCAGAAGTTCCTGGAAGCCAGCGGCGTGGCGGGCGGCTACCCCAAGATGACCGCGGGCATGACGGTGGCCCTCAAGGGCGTAAGCGAGCGCTTCGAGGGCACCTACACCCTGTCGTCGGTCACGCACCGCTTCCATACCGACAGCGGCTACGTCACCGAATTCACGGTGAGCGGGATGCGCGGCTCGGACCTCGCCCAGACCCTGACGGGGGCGGGCGGACGCGGCGAGGCAGGGGGCGGCAGCGGCGGCAAACAACCGGGGCTGGTCATCGGCATCGTAACCAACAACGACGATCCCAAGGGCATGGGCCGGGTCAAGGTGAAGTTTCCCTGGCTGTCGGACAAGCACGAGAGCGACTGGGCGCGCGTGGCCTCGGTGGGCGGCGGCGCGAAACGCGGCATGGCATGGCTGCCCGAGGTGGACGACGAGGTCCTGATCGGGTTCGAGCAGGGTGACATGCACCACCCCTATGTGGTCGGCGGCCTCTGGAACGGCGTGGACGCGCTGCCCGAACCCAACAAGAAGCTCGTCAAGGGTGGCAAGACCGTGCGCCGGGTGCAGTACTCGCGCAAGGGCCACAAGATCGTCCTCGACGACAGCGACGACCAGCCCGGCATCACGGTTGAGGACATGAACGGCAACGTCATTCACATCGACAGCCGGACCAACAAACTCACCATCCGCATGAAGGGCGACATCGAGGTCAGTGCCCAGGGCCGCCTCGACCTCAAGGCCCAGACCGGAGTCTCCATCGACGGCGGGGCGGGCGCCGTGACGGTCAGGGGCACGACCATCAAGCTCAACTGA